The genomic segment AGCCGCGCCCTCGACGCCGCGGTCCTGGAGGGCTTCGACGGGCTGCGCCTCGCGACGCCCGCGCCGCCCTCGGAGGTCGGCCTCGCCCGGCACCTGCCGGGCGCCGCGTCCCTGCGCGCGCTCAACCTCATCGTGCTGGTGCTCTACCCCCGCGGGCAGGTCGAGGTCCCGGATCTGCTCGCGATCGTCAAGGAGCACCGGTGCGCCCTCCTGCGCGACGCCGGGGGCTGGAAGGTCCTCGAGGGCTCCCAGGCCCGCGCGACCGAGGACGACCTCGAGCGCAGCGAGGAGAAGCTGCGCTCGCTCTTCGGCAACATGCACGAGGGCTTCGCGTTCCACCGCATCGTCCTCGACGCCGCGGGCGACCCGTGCGACTACGTCTTCCTGGAGGTCAACCAGGCCTTCGCGCGCCTGACCGGCCTCGACCCCGACCGGATTGTCGGGCAGCGCGTCACCACCGTGCTGCCGGGGATCGGGGACGACCCGACCGACTGGATCGGCAGGTACGGGCGCGTGGCGCTCACGATGCAGCCGACGCAGTTCGAGAGCCACGCGGCCGCGCTCGGCAAGTGGTTCGCCGTCTCGGCGTTCAGCCCCCACCGCGGGTTCTTCGCCGTCACCTTCTCGGACATCACCGCCCGCAAGCGCGCCGAGGCCGAGCGGCAGGCCATCGAGGAGCGCCTGCGGATCACCCTGAGGAGCATCGGCGACGCCGTGCTGTCGGCCGACGCCGACGGCCGCGTCACCTTCCTCAACCCGGTCGCCACGGCGCTCACCGGCTGGACGGAGGCCGAGGCGCTCGGCAGACCGGCCACGGAGGTCTTCCGGACGGTGGACGGGCGCACCGGCCTGCCGGCCGAGGACATCGTCGGCCGCGTCCTGCGGGAGAACCGCGCCGTGCTCCTGGCCAACAACACCTCCATCGTCGCCCGGGACGGCCGCCTGGTCCCCATCGAGGACAGCGCCGCGCCGATCCTGTCGGCAGGCGGCGGGGTCGCCGGCGTGGTGCTGGTCTTCCATGACGTGACCGCCAAGCGCGAGGCCCAGGAGGCGCTGCGGCGCGC from the bacterium genome contains:
- a CDS encoding PAS domain S-box protein, whose translation is MRAFHRRDSGIELVGDLPWGSHFCQFYDTRDDLLEVLVPYFRAGIRNNELCLWKVDAALEVAGAARALIDADPAFAGHLGAGRIRVLEAAWPHAPAEPAGDGISRALDAAVLEGFDGLRLATPAPPSEVGLARHLPGAASLRALNLIVLVLYPRGQVEVPDLLAIVKEHRCALLRDAGGWKVLEGSQARATEDDLERSEEKLRSLFGNMHEGFAFHRIVLDAAGDPCDYVFLEVNQAFARLTGLDPDRIVGQRVTTVLPGIGDDPTDWIGRYGRVALTMQPTQFESHAAALGKWFAVSAFSPHRGFFAVTFSDITARKRAEAERQAIEERLRITLRSIGDAVLSADADGRVTFLNPVATALTGWTEAEALGRPATEVFRTVDGRTGLPAEDIVGRVLRENRAVLLANNTSIVARDGRLVPIEDSAAPILSAGGGVAGVVLVFHDVTAKREAQEALRRANDELERRVDERTRELADANRELRALAGELTLAEQRERRRIAKLLHDHLQQLLVASKFRVTALRHSADGGARATGEQISAMLDEAIQASRTLTAELSPPILYERGLGAALRWLVTWMLEKHGLAIDFSDRGAPPNLAEDVIVLLFESVREVLFNVVKHAGASRAAVDVCCEGDDLQISVSDAGAGFEPAVLPPPGPGGGFGLFGIRERLTLLGGRLAIDSAPGRGTRVVLSAPVPRAAAAEA